From a region of the Mycobacterium intracellulare ATCC 13950 genome:
- a CDS encoding acyl-CoA dehydrogenase family protein: MLTRDLLYSDTEEALRAGVRQLFAERCPPESVAGVYDAQPQDFSGVWRTLATELGVAGLLVPESLGGAGASAREAAVVMEEIGRAVAPVPFLSSAVLATVALLRAGDTRTVSALAQGELTAALVVPLTTAPGDPVAGVSGGPGGLSGSVTAVAGAGEADVLVVPVTGPDGLELHTVDRAAAGVQVSPLLALDMTRPLAAVTFSGAPSSKVGAGDGPVADAVLTGAALLASEQLGVAQWCFDTTLDYARQRRQFGRTIGSYQAIKHRLADLWFDVGAAAAAARYAADTCARADDDAAAAAAIAQAYCSDIAVHAAEECIQLHGGIGMTWEYPAHLYLKRAKSDQLAFGTGYRHRARLAELVNLPPT; encoded by the coding sequence GTGCTGACCAGGGACCTGCTCTATTCGGACACCGAAGAGGCGCTGCGGGCCGGCGTCCGTCAGCTCTTCGCCGAGCGTTGCCCGCCCGAGTCGGTGGCCGGCGTGTATGACGCCCAACCCCAAGACTTCTCGGGCGTGTGGCGGACGCTGGCCACCGAATTGGGCGTGGCCGGCCTGCTCGTTCCCGAGTCGCTCGGCGGGGCCGGCGCAAGCGCCCGCGAGGCTGCGGTGGTCATGGAGGAGATCGGCCGGGCCGTTGCGCCGGTGCCGTTCTTGTCCAGCGCGGTCCTCGCCACGGTGGCACTGCTGCGCGCCGGGGACACGCGGACCGTCTCGGCGCTGGCCCAGGGCGAGCTGACGGCGGCGTTGGTGGTGCCGCTGACCACCGCGCCGGGCGACCCGGTCGCCGGGGTCAGCGGCGGACCCGGCGGACTCAGCGGATCGGTCACCGCCGTGGCCGGCGCCGGCGAGGCCGACGTGCTGGTGGTGCCCGTCACCGGTCCGGACGGGCTCGAGCTGCACACCGTCGACCGCGCCGCGGCGGGCGTGCAGGTGTCGCCGCTGCTCGCGCTGGACATGACCAGACCCCTTGCCGCCGTGACGTTTTCGGGCGCGCCCTCCTCGAAGGTCGGCGCGGGCGACGGGCCGGTGGCCGATGCTGTCCTCACCGGGGCGGCTTTGCTCGCGTCCGAGCAACTCGGAGTCGCCCAATGGTGTTTCGACACCACGCTGGACTACGCCCGGCAGCGCCGGCAGTTCGGCCGCACGATCGGCTCCTACCAGGCGATCAAGCACCGGCTGGCCGACCTGTGGTTCGACGTCGGCGCCGCCGCGGCCGCGGCCCGCTACGCGGCCGACACCTGCGCCCGGGCCGACGACGACGCGGCCGCGGCGGCCGCCATCGCCCAGGCCTACTGCAGCGATATCGCCGTGCACGCCGCCGAGGAATGCATCCAGCTGCACGGCGGCATCGGGATGACCTGGGAGTATCCCGCGCACCTCTACCTCAAGCGGGCCAAGAGCGACCAGCTGGCGTTCGGCACCGGCTACCGCCACCGCGCCCGGCTGGCCGAGTTGGTGAACCTGCCGCCGACCTGA